The sequence CGTCCTGGGATCATCATCGGCCGTAAAGGTGCAGAGGTTGATAAGTTGAAGGCCGACTTGGAAAAACAATACGGAGGGCAGGTCTACATCACAGTGAAGGAAATCAAAAAGCCTGAACTTGATGCCCAACTTGTCAGTGAGAATGTGGCAACTCAACTTGAAAAGCGAGTGGCCTTTCGTCGGGCTATGAAGCGCAGTGTTCAGTCAGCACTGCGGCTCGGTGCTCAGGGTATTAAAATTATGGTCGCTGGTCGATTAGGTGGCGCAGAGATCGCGCGAACGGAGTGGTATCGAGAAGGACGGGTGCCCTTGCACACGCTTCGTGCTGAAATTGATTATGGCTTCGCTGAAGCGCATACAACAATGGGGCAGATCGGAGTGAAGACTTGGATATACAAAGGCGAGCTTCTTCCTGTTCGGCCTATGAAAGCAGAATCATCTTTAGATCGCCGCTTTGGATGAGGAGATTGAGTCGTGTTAGCGCCTAAGAAAGTCAAATTCAGAAAAATGCAAAAGGGCCGAATGACGGGGAAGGCCTATCGTGGGGGGCAGATCACTTTGGGTGAATTCGGGTTAAAGGCTTTAGAGCCGGGGTGGGTCACAAGTCGCCAGATTGAAGCAGCGCGTATCGCCATTACTCGGCACGTGAAGCGTGGCGGGCAGGTCTGGACACGTATTTTCCCGGACAAACCTATTACCAAAAAGCCAGCGGAAACTCGAATGGGAAAAGGAAAGGGTAATCCTGAGTACTGGGTGGCTGTTGTGAAGCCTGGTCGGATCCTTTATGAGATGGATGGAGTCACTCCGGAAACTGCTCGAGAGGCGTTTCGGCTTGCGTCTCACAAGTTGCCTATCGCGACAAAGTTGGTTGTTCGTGGTGAGTTTGGCTAAGTTCCTGCCGGTGTAAATAAAAGGCTAGGAGTGGGTATATGGCGTTAGACATAAAAGAACTTCGAAATATGAGTGTGGGCGAGCTTGCCGAGAAGGAAAAGCAGCTTGTGCAGGAGCTATTCAATCTGCGTTTTCAATTCGGTACTGGCCGTCTTGAAAATCCTATGCAGATTCGAAAAACCAAGCGGGATATCGCCCGGGTGAAGACGGTTCTTCAGCAGGGGATTGACCGAACTGAAGAGGCGAAGGGGTAAAGGACGCTTATGGCTGAAGTGGTGAAACGCCGCCATTGGTATGGCGATGTTGTCAGTAACAAAATGCAGAAGACAGTTGTCGTGGTGGTATCAAGGTCAGTTGTTCATCCGATCTACAAAAAAGTTCTCAGGCGAGTAACGAGATTGAAAGCTCATGACGAAAGTGGTGTCTGTAAAGTGGGAGATCGGGTCAAGCTTGTCCAGACGAGACCGCTGAGCAAAGAAAAGAATTGGCGTGTCGTGCAGGTTATGGAAAAAGGACAGCCTGAAAAGTAGAAGGAACTTTTCTTTGGCTTCTACACTCGTGATACCCGTAGGAAGATCGCAATGATTCAGAACTATACATATATGGATGTGGCTGACAATTCTGGGGCCAAACAGGCCATGTGCTTTCATGTCTTTGGAGGCACAAGACGGCGCTATGCATCGTTAGGCGATATTGTGGTAGTGGCTGTCAAAGAGGCTATACCTCAGGCGAGTGTGAAGAAGGGTGACGTGAGTCGAGCTGTCATTGTTCGAACGACAAAAGAAGTTCGACGAGAAGATGGATCGTATATCAAGTTCGATCGGAATGCGTGTGTCCTGATCAATAAAGACGGTGAACCGATTGGAACTCGTATCTTCGGACCTGTTGCCCGGGAGCTTCGCTGGAAGAAATTCATGAAGATTATTTCCCTGGCCCCAGAGGTTTTGTGAAGAGGAGCGAGCGAGGAGCATGGTG is a genomic window of Candidatus Nitrospira kreftii containing:
- a CDS encoding 30S ribosomal protein S3 — protein: MGQKTHPIGYRLGYNYTWSSRWYAGKDYAKLLHQDVKIRKMVKARLYHAGVAKVEIERSGDQTRVIIHTARPGIIIGRKGAEVDKLKADLEKQYGGQVYITVKEIKKPELDAQLVSENVATQLEKRVAFRRAMKRSVQSALRLGAQGIKIMVAGRLGGAEIARTEWYREGRVPLHTLRAEIDYGFAEAHTTMGQIGVKTWIYKGELLPVRPMKAESSLDRRFG
- a CDS encoding 50S ribosomal subunit protein L16; translation: MLAPKKVKFRKMQKGRMTGKAYRGGQITLGEFGLKALEPGWVTSRQIEAARIAITRHVKRGGQVWTRIFPDKPITKKPAETRMGKGKGNPEYWVAVVKPGRILYEMDGVTPETAREAFRLASHKLPIATKLVVRGEFG
- a CDS encoding 50S ribosomal protein L29; the encoded protein is MALDIKELRNMSVGELAEKEKQLVQELFNLRFQFGTGRLENPMQIRKTKRDIARVKTVLQQGIDRTEEAKG
- a CDS encoding 30S ribosomal subunit protein S17, with translation MAEVVKRRHWYGDVVSNKMQKTVVVVVSRSVVHPIYKKVLRRVTRLKAHDESGVCKVGDRVKLVQTRPLSKEKNWRVVQVMEKGQPEK
- a CDS encoding 50S ribosomal protein L14 — protein: MIQNYTYMDVADNSGAKQAMCFHVFGGTRRRYASLGDIVVVAVKEAIPQASVKKGDVSRAVIVRTTKEVRREDGSYIKFDRNACVLINKDGEPIGTRIFGPVARELRWKKFMKIISLAPEVL